From one Candidatus Chromulinivorax destructor genomic stretch:
- a CDS encoding inositol monophosphatase family protein, whose protein sequence is MQYFDQIENIMVRSGQLVMQYFRQDLEVYCKIDGSLATNVDIENEIFLQQELLRIMPDAGIVAEESGAQNEDREYMWIIDPLDGTKNFIQGIPHFCICIALTFRGEPIVGAIYNPITKDLYYAEKGLGAWLNGKNKIAIQDQNFENTGVLVVVDDLQLKHIKLQQELKSGCNNLQISNRYFGCAGLDSVYVAAGYLNFIVFENIAWWDVAAGMLLIEQAGGMVDWKIKSSDKSISGRFIAGHPSIFKQFYMIVDSKICN, encoded by the coding sequence ATGCAATATTTCGATCAAATTGAAAATATTATGGTCAGATCCGGGCAACTGGTTATGCAATATTTTCGCCAAGATCTAGAAGTTTATTGCAAAATAGATGGTTCTCTTGCTACAAATGTTGATATTGAAAATGAAATTTTTTTGCAACAGGAACTTTTGCGAATCATGCCAGATGCAGGTATAGTAGCTGAAGAGTCTGGGGCTCAAAATGAAGACCGAGAATATATGTGGATTATTGATCCTTTAGATGGGACCAAAAACTTTATTCAAGGAATTCCTCATTTTTGTATTTGTATCGCATTAACATTTCGTGGAGAGCCAATTGTTGGAGCGATTTATAATCCTATAACCAAAGATCTGTATTATGCAGAAAAAGGTTTAGGTGCCTGGTTGAATGGTAAAAATAAAATTGCTATACAGGATCAAAACTTTGAAAATACAGGTGTTTTAGTTGTGGTTGATGATCTTCAACTTAAACATATAAAATTACAGCAGGAGCTTAAAAGTGGTTGTAACAATTTGCAAATATCAAATCGGTATTTTGGTTGTGCAGGGCTTGATAGTGTGTACGTAGCAGCTGGGTATCTTAATTTTATAGTATTTGAAAATATAGCTTGGTGGGATGTAGCAGCAGGAATGTTGTTAATTGAGCAAGCTGGTGGAATGGTAGACTGGAAGATAAAATCAAGTGACAAAAGCATAAGTGGTAGGTTTATTGCTGGACATCCTTCGATTTTTAAACAGTTTTATATGATTGTTGATAGCAAAATTTGTAATTAA
- the rpmB gene encoding 50S ribosomal protein L28 produces the protein MARICSVCDKRPHVGNNVSHANNKTKRWIYPNVHKMRFVRTSSPKVIVERGAVCTKCVKAGKITKVI, from the coding sequence ATGGCAAGAATTTGTTCTGTTTGCGACAAGCGACCACATGTCGGTAATAATGTAAGTCACGCAAATAACAAAACTAAACGTTGGATTTATCCGAATGTGCACAAAATGCGTTTTGTTCGTACATCAAGTCCAAAAGTTATTGTTGAGCGTGGCGCAGTTTGCACGAAATGTGTTAAAGCTGGTAAAATAACAAAAGTAATCTAA
- the rpsT gene encoding 30S ribosomal protein S20 produces the protein MANNKSAKKRVLQNEKRRMNNCSRRSSIKTAVKKVMAAIETTSTTANVEVLFNDAQAKIARAKGKGLLHRNTAARKISRLAKRVNAANALAAAAK, from the coding sequence ATGGCTAATAATAAATCAGCAAAAAAACGCGTTTTGCAAAATGAAAAACGTCGCATGAACAACTGTTCTCGCCGTTCTTCAATCAAAACTGCAGTTAAAAAAGTTATGGCAGCAATTGAAACAACATCGACAACAGCAAATGTTGAAGTATTGTTCAATGATGCTCAAGCTAAAATTGCACGTGCAAAAGGTAAAGGCCTTTTACACCGCAACACAGCAGCTCGCAAAATTTCTCGTTTAGCTAAACGTGTAAATGCAGCGAATGCATTAGCAGCAGCTGCTAAGTAA
- the mrdA gene encoding penicillin-binding protein 2, which produces MRYRSQESTKKLSLIGITSFVFFLIIFGRLLYLQVYHHQRLDKISQKNFTRIKNIEPLRGNILDCKGNLLATNRPITQIDWIGTGTGKLTTSQRTMLQKIEAILQKYNYPIIAPLSKINRAEKFGTVVRLGCDLNIQALSEISEQCADSENISITTSFKRFYPNKNLACHILGYLGDLDSTHTQSAGKMGLELIFEESLKGKHGTTTNIINSFGKNLHKTPLTNSQSGRNLILTLDISLQELAELTMPDDLAGTFILLDPQNGAIKALVSKPGFDPSIFLKPISTEEWKQLQTNRPFINRAFNASYPPASIFKLVTISAALENDIITPESTFLCHGYTTFKGRKYYCNNRWGHGKLTIKENLVHSCNIACYEIAKKISIDTIADYAYRFGLGVKTNIMFPESSGIVPSNEWKRVVKGEPWWKGETLSAAIGQSFLLATPIQIACMVGSIFQGYLVKPRILQETEVVTTCLDVKQSTLDVLQDSMKSAIVSGSAKNLNRLKNITVYAKTGTAQTKSRVIDTKEKQDNCHAWFASYFYYQDNDPLVMIILLENAGSSTVATSVAQKFLSRYMKSLK; this is translated from the coding sequence ATGCGGTACAGAAGTCAAGAATCAACAAAAAAACTGAGTTTAATTGGTATAACTTCGTTTGTTTTTTTTCTTATTATTTTTGGACGATTATTGTATCTACAAGTCTATCATCATCAACGACTTGATAAAATAAGCCAAAAAAACTTCACTCGCATCAAAAACATAGAACCTTTACGCGGTAATATTCTTGATTGTAAAGGTAATTTACTTGCCACGAATCGACCTATTACACAAATCGATTGGATTGGAACCGGTACCGGTAAATTAACAACATCGCAACGTACTATGTTACAAAAAATTGAAGCAATTTTACAAAAATACAACTATCCAATCATAGCACCACTTTCAAAAATTAACCGTGCAGAAAAATTTGGAACAGTAGTTCGACTTGGCTGCGATCTTAACATCCAAGCTTTAAGTGAAATTTCTGAACAGTGCGCCGACAGTGAAAACATCAGCATCACCACAAGCTTTAAACGTTTTTACCCCAACAAAAATCTGGCATGCCACATACTTGGCTATCTTGGTGATCTTGATAGCACACACACACAATCTGCTGGTAAAATGGGACTTGAACTTATATTTGAAGAGTCTTTAAAGGGTAAGCATGGTACCACAACTAATATTATTAATTCATTTGGTAAAAATCTTCATAAAACACCTTTAACAAACTCGCAATCGGGCAGAAACCTGATACTAACACTTGATATATCGCTGCAAGAGCTTGCTGAATTGACAATGCCTGATGATCTTGCAGGAACGTTTATTTTGCTTGATCCTCAAAATGGAGCAATCAAAGCACTGGTATCAAAACCGGGATTTGACCCCTCAATATTTCTTAAGCCTATTTCAACAGAAGAATGGAAGCAACTGCAAACAAATCGCCCTTTTATTAATCGAGCATTTAACGCATCCTACCCACCTGCATCTATTTTTAAACTCGTGACAATATCAGCTGCCCTGGAAAACGATATTATTACTCCAGAATCAACATTTTTATGTCATGGCTACACAACGTTTAAAGGTCGTAAATATTATTGCAACAATCGCTGGGGACATGGAAAATTAACAATAAAAGAAAACCTTGTCCACTCATGCAATATTGCATGTTATGAAATAGCAAAAAAAATATCGATTGATACGATTGCTGACTATGCATACCGATTTGGCCTTGGTGTAAAAACAAATATTATGTTTCCAGAATCATCGGGGATTGTTCCATCAAATGAATGGAAACGAGTCGTAAAAGGTGAACCATGGTGGAAAGGTGAAACTTTATCTGCAGCAATAGGTCAAAGCTTTTTGCTTGCAACCCCTATTCAAATTGCCTGCATGGTCGGTTCAATATTTCAAGGGTATTTGGTTAAACCAAGAATATTACAAGAAACTGAAGTTGTGACAACTTGTCTTGATGTAAAGCAATCAACGCTTGATGTTTTACAAGATTCTATGAAATCAGCAATTGTCAGTGGATCTGCAAAAAATTTAAATCGATTAAAAAATATTACCGTCTATGCAAAAACTGGAACAGCACAAACTAAAAGCCGAGTGATCGATACGAAAGAAAAACAGGATAACTGCCATGCATGGTTTGCAAGCTATTTTTATTATCAAGATAATGATCCTTTAGTCATGATCATTTTACTTGAAAATGCTGGAAGCTCTACGGTTGCAACAAGCGTTGCTCAAAAGTTTCTTTCTCGTTACATGAAAAGCTTAAAATAA
- the xerA gene encoding site-specific tyrosine recombinase/integron integrase: MNYLDALEKKADFLVYVQVERNLTANTCKSYASDLHQFFSFWEKINTESEQGITIKTALERFLISMFHKKTQKSSMARKISCFTSFERFLKACGISIELRLTRPSIEKKLPTYLTTDEIFYLLDTVQDADLGSLRPIRDKAIFETFYATGIRCSELTQIKIEDINFNEKTILITGKGRKQRYVLFGEKAKHKILQYIHDERIFNDKGDTTLFLNHSGAGLTSRSIQKIFTMFSKHLTVRKHLSPHKIRHSFATHLLNAGLDLRALQELLGHESLSSTEKYTHVTTKDLQTMYDTLHPINSMMATLK; the protein is encoded by the coding sequence ATGAACTACCTTGATGCTCTAGAAAAAAAAGCTGATTTTCTTGTTTATGTACAAGTAGAACGTAATTTAACAGCAAACACATGTAAATCATACGCAAGTGATCTTCATCAATTTTTTTCTTTTTGGGAAAAAATTAATACTGAATCTGAGCAAGGTATTACTATCAAAACAGCGCTTGAACGGTTTTTGATTTCTATGTTTCATAAAAAAACACAAAAATCATCAATGGCACGTAAAATATCATGCTTTACATCTTTTGAACGTTTTTTAAAAGCATGCGGTATTTCAATTGAACTTCGACTGACACGACCATCGATAGAAAAAAAACTTCCTACGTATTTAACAACTGATGAAATTTTCTATTTACTAGATACAGTCCAAGATGCTGATCTTGGGTCATTACGACCTATTAGAGACAAAGCTATATTTGAAACATTTTATGCAACTGGCATACGATGCTCTGAATTAACTCAGATAAAAATTGAAGATATTAATTTTAATGAAAAAACTATCCTGATCACTGGCAAAGGCAGAAAGCAACGCTACGTACTGTTTGGTGAAAAAGCTAAACATAAGATCTTGCAATATATTCACGATGAACGAATTTTCAATGATAAAGGTGACACAACCTTGTTTTTAAATCATTCAGGAGCAGGACTTACCAGTCGATCGATTCAGAAAATTTTTACCATGTTTAGTAAACATTTAACGGTACGAAAACATCTTTCACCGCATAAAATTCGCCACTCATTTGCAACGCATCTTTTAAATGCAGGACTTGATTTGCGAGCATTGCAAGAGCTTTTGGGTCATGAATCACTTTCAAGCACCGAAAAATACACGCACGTGACAACAAAAGATTTACAAACTATGTATGACACATTGCATCCCATCAATTCGATGATGGCAACGCTAAAATAA
- a CDS encoding sigma 54-interacting transcriptional regulator: MINLIDFITIFSSDLFCLYTEIIGCIVSITIGFLLIKTYIRHNELTQKQAPAFYFLLIVIFGMVMANICWILRYSFDLSIISIDEKYVLHFIILGWIISFIQYQSLGLFIENLLEKKFTFRWYQKLFAAINSVLIPIFVHITTLGIYKKTGFISLDAMYQFASLYRFFIVTPSIITVLIKLHQKNLPIILKKQLTIFLQYIMLPYLFIEFLQYVPLFGPQGNQADISGIIPAVSTILMTIAIIFFSMHVTRFRFLNFSNKVQDRSKTSLTGSFKNTIEHLSLATTPQEIIFITQIFFKENFQIAPENVCLNFRNNQEICSNNNEASCSSISNIIESFINTDYEAVNLLKQYRILVADEVMFDAFYTADKNQHTLSNFLTKISSEIFLPMYDKNTIIAYLTINRSNTHKFYSIAEQNKIVIFGTFLASAINIMHNSNILTLLQESKKIKEDLYLKHQEINQYKESIKILLKQKTNAQIGVLFYKNGKFSLGNETSQKLLPINLNHQTKHPTTITIAKLAEQVESFRTIQSRFLYDNNNRQLMITGVPHLDHNGGVIFTIHYPDTSDIIKTHIDQLQDPSQIDYLLYLETTKSGKLINQIIPSNSEILLNFKIKLLEISMSKKATFLQSHSDDLLSIVEIIHHISLRNTLHILDLKPTSSNHNLAMKLFGLNPILMQDQEESLLKKLDKTGTLFIKNIELLDLETQNKLAHFIKYGIFTMVKSEQKISSDVRIICSMSQNPQVLIDQNKLSITLYKELATTTLALPSLLTMEETELQELIDGFAHQAIEESNFTTLLQISKRDKEQLIDRRPASLQEFKSKIQHLLAQKSKENHIFHETHFDPEFNVTNPKLLQAANLGKHALKDAEIMSMLWQQFQCQSKIAQFLGVNRSSVNRRCKEYNLL, translated from the coding sequence ATGATCAATTTAATCGATTTTATAACTATATTTTCTAGCGACCTATTTTGTCTTTATACAGAAATAATAGGGTGTATTGTATCAATTACTATAGGTTTTTTATTAATTAAAACTTATATACGTCATAATGAACTTACTCAAAAACAGGCTCCTGCTTTTTATTTTTTATTAATAGTAATATTTGGCATGGTTATGGCAAATATCTGTTGGATCCTGAGATATTCTTTCGATTTATCCATTATTTCTATCGACGAAAAGTATGTCCTGCACTTTATTATTCTTGGATGGATTATAAGCTTTATTCAATATCAAAGTTTAGGTCTCTTTATAGAAAATCTTTTAGAAAAAAAATTCACCTTTCGATGGTATCAAAAACTATTTGCTGCTATCAATAGCGTACTCATTCCAATTTTTGTACATATTACAACACTTGGAATTTATAAAAAAACTGGATTTATTTCACTTGATGCCATGTATCAATTTGCATCATTGTATAGATTTTTTATTGTAACACCTTCGATTATTACCGTGTTAATAAAACTTCACCAGAAAAACTTACCCATCATTTTAAAAAAACAGCTCACGATATTTTTACAATATATTATGCTGCCGTATCTATTTATTGAATTTTTGCAATATGTTCCACTTTTTGGACCACAAGGCAACCAAGCTGATATTTCTGGTATTATTCCAGCAGTTTCAACAATACTCATGACTATTGCTATCATTTTTTTTAGTATGCATGTCACACGATTTCGTTTTTTAAATTTTTCAAACAAAGTGCAAGATCGATCAAAGACTTCTCTTACCGGAAGTTTTAAGAACACGATTGAACATCTAAGTCTAGCAACAACTCCACAAGAAATTATTTTTATTACTCAAATCTTTTTTAAAGAAAATTTTCAAATAGCGCCAGAAAATGTTTGCCTTAATTTTCGCAACAACCAAGAAATATGCTCAAATAATAATGAAGCTTCCTGTAGCTCGATAAGCAATATTATAGAATCATTTATCAACACTGATTATGAAGCGGTCAACCTGTTAAAACAGTATAGAATTTTAGTTGCTGACGAAGTCATGTTTGATGCGTTTTATACAGCAGATAAAAACCAGCACACACTTTCAAATTTCTTAACAAAAATATCTAGTGAGATATTTTTACCAATGTATGACAAAAACACGATTATTGCTTACTTAACTATTAATCGTAGCAACACTCACAAATTTTATAGCATTGCAGAGCAAAATAAAATTGTTATTTTTGGAACTTTTCTTGCCAGTGCAATCAATATTATGCACAACAGTAACATCTTAACGTTGCTGCAAGAAAGCAAAAAAATTAAAGAAGATTTATACCTAAAACATCAGGAAATTAATCAGTACAAAGAAAGTATTAAAATTTTATTAAAACAAAAAACCAATGCTCAAATTGGTGTTCTGTTCTATAAAAATGGTAAATTTTCGCTTGGTAATGAAACGTCACAAAAACTTTTACCAATTAATTTAAATCATCAAACAAAACATCCGACAACTATTACGATTGCAAAGCTTGCAGAACAAGTTGAATCATTTAGAACGATTCAATCTCGATTTTTGTACGACAACAATAATAGACAATTAATGATTACCGGGGTGCCCCATCTTGATCATAATGGTGGTGTTATTTTTACTATTCATTACCCAGACACTTCTGATATTATTAAAACTCATATTGATCAGTTACAAGATCCATCCCAAATCGATTATTTACTCTACTTAGAAACAACCAAATCTGGTAAATTAATTAATCAAATTATTCCAAGCAATAGCGAAATACTTCTTAATTTTAAAATAAAATTATTAGAAATCTCGATGAGCAAAAAAGCAACGTTTCTACAAAGTCATAGTGACGACCTTTTGTCGATTGTTGAGATTATTCATCATATTAGCTTACGAAACACACTGCACATTTTAGACTTAAAACCAACTTCGAGCAATCATAACCTTGCTATGAAACTCTTTGGGTTAAACCCAATTTTAATGCAAGATCAAGAAGAATCCTTGCTCAAGAAATTAGACAAAACCGGTACACTATTTATTAAAAATATTGAATTACTTGATCTTGAAACACAAAACAAGCTTGCTCACTTTATCAAATACGGTATCTTTACCATGGTAAAAAGCGAACAAAAAATATCAAGCGACGTGAGAATCATCTGCTCTATGAGTCAAAACCCTCAAGTGCTTATTGATCAAAACAAGCTTTCTATAACACTGTACAAAGAACTTGCTACAACAACACTTGCACTTCCTTCATTACTGACTATGGAAGAAACAGAGCTGCAAGAACTTATTGACGGCTTTGCGCACCAAGCAATTGAAGAAAGTAATTTTACGACATTACTGCAAATCTCTAAACGAGATAAAGAGCAGTTAATTGATCGTAGACCTGCAAGTTTACAAGAATTCAAATCGAAGATTCAACATCTACTTGCGCAAAAATCAAAAGAAAATCATATTTTCCATGAAACTCATTTTGATCCTGAATTTAACGTTACCAATCCAAAACTGTTACAAGCTGCTAATCTTGGTAAACATGCGTTAAAAGATGCTGAAATCATGTCGATGCTATGGCAACAATTTCAATGCCAAAGTAAAATAGCACAATTTTTAGGTGTTAATAGATCTTCAGTTAATAGACGTTGCAAAGAATATAACCTTTTATAA
- a CDS encoding endonuclease III domain-containing protein, giving the protein MKSSFSIDLLIQLLQKATLHAVPPMTLSISQAYPSNPYPILISCLLSLRAQDKVTLPVSLKLFSRAHTPEQMLLLSIEDIESIIRPVNYYKTKAALLHSVSADLLNRFAGKVPSSKDELMSIKGVGLKTTNLVLAEAFGIPAICVDVHVHRISNRLGIIATDTVEQTEQALQIVLPKKYWIEWNRLLVMLGQTMCTAQSPFCSKCPLVDVCDRFGVFKHR; this is encoded by the coding sequence ATGAAGAGTAGTTTCTCTATTGATTTATTAATTCAATTACTGCAAAAAGCTACTCTTCACGCAGTTCCGCCTATGACTTTATCAATAAGTCAAGCGTATCCAAGTAATCCTTACCCAATTTTAATCAGTTGTCTTTTAAGTTTACGAGCTCAAGATAAGGTGACGTTACCTGTGTCTCTTAAACTTTTTTCTCGTGCTCATACTCCTGAGCAGATGTTACTGTTATCCATTGAAGATATTGAATCTATTATTCGCCCTGTTAACTATTATAAAACGAAAGCAGCTTTGCTCCATAGCGTGAGTGCAGATTTACTTAATCGCTTTGCTGGTAAAGTTCCTTCCAGTAAAGATGAGCTCATGTCGATTAAAGGAGTTGGTTTAAAAACAACTAATCTTGTTTTAGCTGAAGCTTTTGGCATACCTGCTATTTGTGTTGATGTGCATGTCCATCGTATATCAAACCGGTTAGGTATTATTGCAACTGACACTGTAGAGCAGACAGAGCAAGCATTGCAAATAGTATTGCCTAAAAAATATTGGATAGAGTGGAATCGTTTGCTTGTTATGCTCGGCCAAACTATGTGTACCGCTCAATCACCGTTTTGCTCAAAGTGCCCGTTAGTAGATGTTTGTGATCGTTTTGGTGTGTTTAAGCATCGCTGA
- the thrS gene encoding threonine--tRNA ligase, translating to MEHDKDLEILRHSTAHLLGQAVIELFPNTRLTIGPATSSGFFYDFQPETNFKESDLELISARMTELAQKNLEITHEEISKERAREIYKNNPFKLELIDGIPGDTVGFSRQGDFYDLCRGGHVKSTGLLKNFMLTNISGSYWRADREGTPLQRISGIAFPTAKDLRMFLQRQEQAAKYDHRKLGKEMDLFSFQEEGVGFPFFHPKGKHILNSLQAVMRTIWTKNNYQEVSTPMMLDSELWKQSGHYAHYKNNMYYCNIDEKTYAVKPMNCPGAIMIYKDKPRSFRELPLKIAEFGHVHRHELSGVLHGLFRVRAFTQDDSHIFCTADQVEEEIIKVVAIIDQLLNLFGFNEIKYAISTKPENAMGSDEYWDLVTNALKQALTKANKDFIVQEGEGAFYGPKIEVKIKDSMDRQWQCSTVQIDPFQPQNFNISYVASGGAKQQPIMIHQANFGSLERFFGILLEHTKGHMPFWLAPVQVKVLPITEKEKAYAQSIMHSLAAQGLRVELDDSAEPLSAKIKVAQLDRIPWMLVVGEKELESDTITLRHVSGKQEQNLTLENILEKAKLLELCL from the coding sequence ATGGAACATGATAAAGATTTAGAAATATTGCGACACTCGACAGCCCATTTACTTGGTCAAGCTGTCATTGAACTATTTCCAAATACAAGATTAACCATTGGACCTGCAACCAGCAGTGGCTTTTTTTATGACTTTCAACCAGAAACCAATTTTAAAGAAAGCGATCTTGAACTTATCTCCGCTCGTATGACTGAACTTGCACAAAAAAATTTAGAAATTACCCATGAAGAAATTTCAAAAGAACGAGCTCGTGAAATTTACAAAAACAATCCATTCAAGCTTGAATTAATCGACGGTATTCCTGGCGACACAGTAGGATTCTCTCGACAAGGTGATTTTTATGACCTATGTCGTGGTGGCCATGTAAAATCAACTGGTTTACTTAAGAATTTTATGCTGACTAATATTTCCGGCTCATACTGGCGAGCAGACCGCGAAGGCACACCGCTGCAACGCATCAGCGGCATAGCATTTCCAACAGCAAAAGATCTTCGTATGTTCCTGCAACGTCAAGAACAAGCTGCAAAATATGATCATCGTAAACTTGGTAAAGAAATGGACCTGTTTTCTTTCCAGGAAGAAGGCGTTGGTTTCCCGTTTTTTCATCCAAAAGGTAAACATATACTTAACAGTTTACAAGCGGTTATGAGAACAATTTGGACGAAGAACAACTATCAAGAAGTTTCAACACCCATGATGCTTGATTCAGAATTATGGAAGCAATCAGGACACTACGCACATTATAAAAATAATATGTACTACTGTAATATCGATGAAAAAACCTATGCAGTAAAACCAATGAACTGCCCTGGCGCGATCATGATTTACAAAGACAAGCCTCGTTCATTTCGAGAGTTACCGTTAAAAATTGCTGAATTTGGTCACGTGCATCGTCATGAACTATCAGGCGTTTTACACGGATTATTTAGAGTTCGCGCTTTTACGCAAGATGATTCTCATATTTTCTGTACAGCAGACCAAGTAGAAGAAGAGATTATCAAAGTTGTTGCAATTATTGATCAACTTTTAAACCTTTTTGGTTTTAATGAGATTAAATATGCAATTTCAACCAAACCAGAAAATGCAATGGGTAGTGATGAGTATTGGGATTTAGTAACGAACGCTTTAAAACAAGCATTAACTAAAGCTAACAAAGACTTTATTGTGCAAGAAGGCGAAGGTGCTTTTTACGGACCAAAAATCGAAGTGAAAATCAAAGATTCAATGGATCGTCAATGGCAATGTTCAACAGTACAAATTGATCCGTTCCAGCCTCAAAACTTTAATATTTCCTACGTAGCATCTGGTGGAGCAAAACAACAGCCGATCATGATTCATCAGGCTAACTTTGGTTCACTTGAAAGATTTTTTGGAATTTTACTAGAACACACCAAAGGTCATATGCCTTTTTGGTTGGCTCCAGTACAAGTTAAAGTGTTGCCTATTACTGAAAAAGAAAAAGCGTACGCGCAATCAATTATGCATAGCCTAGCTGCTCAGGGTTTGCGTGTAGAACTTGACGATTCAGCAGAGCCATTATCTGCAAAAATCAAAGTTGCTCAACTTGACCGTATTCCATGGATGCTGGTAGTCGGTGAAAAAGAATTAGAATCTGACACCATCACCTTGCGACATGTTTCGGGCAAACAAGAACAAAACTTGACGCTTGAAAATATTTTAGAAAAAGCAAAACTTCTAGAATTATGTCTCTAG
- a CDS encoding PhoH family protein, which produces MIDKKIYVLDTNVLVEDPEAIFRFKDAILGIPVTVLEELDKIKVENSSRGTNARLITRHLDQLRSKGNLSDGVELDNGSFIQVLFETECRQKSVFGVNVADNKILLNAAYLKEQGRDVVFVTKDINARVKADVLGIEAQDYLQGLVLVDNYYKGWREHAISSNELRQTQPTILKDLADAETLFINEFVVLSSLNNPHNQRVFRYLGQGKFKNVESALVNWPITARNVHQIMALDLLFDQDIKMISLTGPAGTGKTFLAVLAGLHQVLETEDYLKMMIARSVVPLGHDIGFLPGDVQEKLHGWMQPIYDNVDLITHMIADRRKNESSYHHEKGYDRNWNEEDHHFNKKRFVKGRHGGKGYYKDVPEKEFRSLDELIQKRKMSLEAITYMRGRSIPNQFILIDEVQNLTAHEVKTLLSRVGEGSKIILAGDPYQIDVPYLDFSTNGLVIATDRFRGQSLFGSVFMPKSERSELSRLVQELL; this is translated from the coding sequence ATGATAGATAAAAAAATTTATGTTCTTGATACCAACGTTTTGGTTGAAGATCCCGAAGCGATTTTTCGTTTTAAAGATGCCATTTTAGGTATACCTGTTACCGTTCTTGAAGAGCTGGATAAAATTAAAGTTGAAAATAGTAGTCGTGGAACCAATGCTCGATTAATTACTCGTCATCTTGATCAACTTCGATCAAAAGGGAATCTTTCTGATGGTGTTGAACTAGATAACGGCTCATTTATTCAAGTTTTATTTGAAACTGAATGCCGTCAAAAATCTGTTTTTGGTGTTAATGTTGCAGATAATAAAATATTATTAAATGCTGCTTATCTTAAAGAGCAGGGTCGTGATGTCGTCTTTGTTACCAAAGATATTAACGCTCGTGTAAAAGCTGATGTGCTTGGTATTGAAGCGCAAGATTATTTACAAGGGTTAGTTCTTGTTGATAATTACTACAAAGGCTGGAGAGAGCATGCAATTTCGAGTAATGAATTACGACAAACTCAGCCAACAATTTTAAAAGATTTGGCGGATGCAGAAACATTGTTTATTAATGAATTTGTTGTGTTATCGAGTTTGAATAATCCTCATAATCAACGAGTTTTTAGATATCTTGGACAAGGTAAATTTAAGAACGTTGAATCAGCATTAGTCAACTGGCCAATCACTGCTCGTAACGTGCATCAGATTATGGCGCTTGATTTATTATTTGATCAAGACATTAAAATGATTTCATTAACTGGGCCAGCTGGAACAGGAAAAACTTTCTTGGCCGTGCTTGCAGGGTTACATCAGGTTTTAGAAACTGAAGATTATTTAAAAATGATGATAGCTCGTTCGGTTGTGCCATTGGGCCATGATATAGGCTTTTTACCAGGTGATGTACAAGAAAAATTACACGGTTGGATGCAACCGATTTATGATAACGTTGATTTAATTACGCACATGATTGCAGATCGTCGTAAAAATGAATCATCGTACCACCATGAAAAAGGATACGATCGTAATTGGAACGAAGAAGATCATCACTTTAATAAAAAACGTTTTGTTAAGGGTCGTCATGGCGGCAAAGGTTATTACAAAGATGTTCCAGAAAAAGAGTTCCGTTCTCTTGATGAATTAATTCAAAAGCGAAAAATGAGCTTAGAAGCAATTACCTACATGCGTGGTCGTTCGATACCTAATCAGTTTATTTTGATTGATGAGGTGCAGAATTTAACAGCTCACGAGGTGAAAACATTATTAAGTCGTGTTGGTGAAGGCAGTAAAATTATTTTAGCTGGTGATCCGTATCAAATTGACGTACCATACTTAGATTTTTCAACCAACGGATTGGTTATTGCAACCGACAGATTCCGTGGGCAGTCCTTATTTGGTAGTGTGTTTATGCCAAAATCAGAACGTAGCGAATTAAGTCGATTAGTACAAGAGCTACTCTAA